The region TCGATCTGCGCGAGCGCCGCCTCGAGCGACTTGTCGCGGTCTGCGGGTGTGGGCATGTGCTTGCCTTCCGTTTCGGTGATGGCGCTCACGCTACGTCGGGCCGCTGACATGCGAGCGACCCCGGTCCCGGCCTGTGGACAGTCCCGTCGAGCACCCTCAGCCTACGCGCGGATCGAACGCATCTTCGAACGATCCCGCGGCGTGTCGCGATGCGTCAGCGACGCGCCTCGCGGACGCCGCGGCCGTGGCGCCGCGCGACGGGCACGTCCTTCGCGTCGCAGATCGCCTGCCAGACCTGGCGCGGCGGGACGCCGTCGGCGAGGGCGACCGCACCCGTGCGACCGCCGAGGCTCGAGAGCGTCGTGTCCTCCATCAGCACCGCCCCGAGCGAGCCGAACTCCTCCTCGAGCGCGAGCTGCAGCTCGCTAGCCCGCATCCGCCGGCTCTCAGCGCACCGCGGAGTCGAACTCCGCGACGAGGTCGTCGGGCAGCGTGTCGGGCACGGTCGCGCCGATGCGGTCGAGCTCGTGGTAGCCGAGGCCCTCGAGCACCGCGAGGCGGTCGCCCACCTCGTGCAGCACGCTCGAGAGCGGCACGTCGAGCGCTTCGGCGACCGACGCGAGGATCTCGCTCGAGGCCTCCTTCTGGCCCCGCTCGACCTCGCTGAGGTATCCGAGGGCGACCGAGGCGCGGGAGGCGACCTGGCGCAGGGTACGGCCCTGACGCAGGCGCACATCGCGCAGCACGTCGCCGATCTCCTGTCGAACCAGCACCATGGTCTCCCCCTTCACCGTGGATGCATCATGCTAGCCGCAGCTTGCCTGCGTGCCGCTCGATGCCTACGACCTGTGACAACGCAACGCTCCCACCGCGCATTCCGAGGGAGCACTCCTCAGCCCTTGGATTCGCTGTGCATCACGAGGTCGGTGCGCTCGAGCGCGGCGTCGAGCTCCCTGAGCGCCGCGAG is a window of Agrococcus sp. Marseille-Q4369 DNA encoding:
- a CDS encoding DUF3046 domain-containing protein produces the protein MRASELQLALEEEFGSLGAVLMEDTTLSSLGGRTGAVALADGVPPRQVWQAICDAKDVPVARRHGRGVREARR
- a CDS encoding helix-turn-helix transcriptional regulator, whose translation is MVLVRQEIGDVLRDVRLRQGRTLRQVASRASVALGYLSEVERGQKEASSEILASVAEALDVPLSSVLHEVGDRLAVLEGLGYHELDRIGATVPDTLPDDLVAEFDSAVR